The Chloroflexota bacterium nucleotide sequence ACGACGCGGACGGCATCAGCGCCGCCGCCATTCTCCGCGAGGCGCTGGACCATCTCGGCGCAAAGGTCGTCGTCCGCTTGCCACACCGCGTTACGGATGGCTACGGGATTACGGACCAGTCGATCGAAGCGCTTGAGGCGGAGGGGGTTGGGCTGCTCGTAACAGTCGATTGCGGCATAAGTGCCGTCGGCCCGGTGGCTCTGGCGAAGCAACGAGGGATGGATGTGATTGTGACGGATCACCACCAGCCTCCACCGGAGCTCCCCGCAGCACACGCCATCATTAATCCCTGGCTGCACGACTGCCAGTACCCATTTCCGGAACTCTGCGGGGCCGGTCTGGCATACAAGCTGGCCTGCGCGCTCCTTACCGCGGTGGGATTGGTCGGCGATGCGGTGTCCGCCACACTTACCGAACTCCGCGCATTTGCCGCCCTTGCAACCGTCGCGGACGTTGTGCCTTTACGCAGCGAAAACAGAGCAATCGTTACGGCGGGCCTCGCGGCGTTGCGGGATACCGAGCATGCCGGCTTGTGCGCGCTCATGCAGGTTGCCGGTGTGGATCCGGCGACAATCAATAGCCGCAGTATTGGCTTTGCGCTGGCCCCGCGCCTCAACGCGGCCGGACGGATGGCCCATCCCCGCCTTGCTTACGACCTATTGACGACAAAGGACCACGCACGCGCCCAGGTCTTGGCCGCAGAGTTGCAGCAGCTCAATCAGCTTAGACAGCAAGAGACGAAACGTCTTGTCGCCGACGCGCAAAGTCAAGTTGAACCGGCCCAGCAAGACGAGGCCTTGCTCTGGGTCGAGGGCGAGGATTGGCCGACCGGAATAATCGGCCTGGTGGCCGGCAAGCTCTCCGAGGAATTTGGCAAGCCGACGCTCGCCGTTGCCGTAGGCGACGCCGAAGCGATTGGCTCTTGTCGCAGTATTCAGGGTTACGACATCGCCGCTGCGCTTGCCGCACGGGGAGACCTCATGCGGCGCCACGGCGGCCACCCCCAGGCTGCCGGGTTTGCGGTTGTAAATGAACGGCGTGCCGCCCTGCGAGATGCGCTGCAGGCTGACGCGCGCCGGTTGCTTGAGCCCACCGACTTGCAGCCGCGACTAGATATTGACTGTCAGGTAGCGGCCCACAAGATGGACCTCAACCTTCTTGACGAAATCAACGTCCTCTCCCCCTTTGGAGCGAGTAATCCGGAACCGCGCTTTCTCAGCCGGAGCCTCGCATTGAGTGGTACGCGCGTTGTCGGCACCAACCACCTCCGCACAACTTTTGCGCTAAATGGCACGTCCATTACAGGTATCGGCTTTCACATGGCAGACCGCGCCCGGGGGCTGAGCCAGGGGCAGACCCTCGATGTGGTATATTCGTTGCAAGAGAATACGTGGGGCGGCTTTTCTCGTCTCGAGTTTGTCCTGCAAGACTTGCAGGCAGCTAACGCTGACCAAAGTTCGAATGGCGAGTGACACAATATAGGGCTATCCGATGGCACTGGCACACTCCGCCACGTCACCCGACGAGACCCAATTACGCACGGTCGACGAACTGCTCGCGGCTGTAGCCGCGTATGTGAGCGGAGAGCCCGACGCGCGCAAGCAGGAACTCAACCGCATTCGACAGGCCTTTGCCTTCGCCGACCGCGCCCACGAAGGGCAGGTACGCAAGTCCGGCGAACCCTTTGCGCAGCACCCCCTCTGCACCGCGCTCCTGCTCGCCGAAATCCGCATGGATACCAGCACCATTTGCGCCGGTCTGCTCCATGACTGCGTGGAAGACACCGACGTAACGCTGGATGACGTGAGTACTCAATTTGGCGACGACGTGGCATTGCTCGTGGACGGTGTTACCAAGCTCACCCAGCTCGACTTCTTGAATCTGGAAGATACCCAGGCCGAGAACCTCCGTAAGATGTTTCTGGCGATGGCACGGGACATCCGGGTGGTGATCGTCAAG carries:
- the recJ gene encoding single-stranded-DNA-specific exonuclease RecJ, which gives rise to MLSPRYRWQVAPLAPVTLFNSLPTCNRLVVQLLFNRGYRTPENIQGFLQGEDVRENDPFLLKGMDAAVARILEAVRNRECIGVFGDYDADGISAAAILREALDHLGAKVVVRLPHRVTDGYGITDQSIEALEAEGVGLLVTVDCGISAVGPVALAKQRGMDVIVTDHHQPPPELPAAHAIINPWLHDCQYPFPELCGAGLAYKLACALLTAVGLVGDAVSATLTELRAFAALATVADVVPLRSENRAIVTAGLAALRDTEHAGLCALMQVAGVDPATINSRSIGFALAPRLNAAGRMAHPRLAYDLLTTKDHARAQVLAAELQQLNQLRQQETKRLVADAQSQVEPAQQDEALLWVEGEDWPTGIIGLVAGKLSEEFGKPTLAVAVGDAEAIGSCRSIQGYDIAAALAARGDLMRRHGGHPQAAGFAVVNERRAALRDALQADARRLLEPTDLQPRLDIDCQVAAHKMDLNLLDEINVLSPFGASNPEPRFLSRSLALSGTRVVGTNHLRTTFALNGTSITGIGFHMADRARGLSQGQTLDVVYSLQENTWGGFSRLEFVLQDLQAANADQSSNGE